In the genome of Nonomuraea sp. NBC_00507, the window TCGTAGTCGTATTTCGCGGTGGCGTTCGGCCCGAGCACCGGCCGGGTTGCCGCGATCTGCAGCAGCCACGGGTGCCGCAGGTAGAGCGCCCAGTTCTCTCTGGCGATCTGCTCCAGCCTGCCCCGCCAGCCGCCCGGTGCATCCTCCGGCCTGGCGGTCTCGCCGTAGACCGTGTCGAGCATGACGTCGAACAGCTCCGGCTTGCCGGGCACGTACGTGTAGAGCGACATCGTGCCCACGCCCAGCCGCTCGGCCACGCGGCGCATGGACAGCGCCTGCAGTCCCTCAGCGTCGGCCACGTCGATGGCCGCGCGCACGATCCGCTCCACGCTCAGCTCAGGCCTGCCCTTGCGGCTGGTCCGCTCACTGGTCCGCCAGAGCAGCGCCAGGCTGCGGGCGGGATCGCCCTTCCCCGAATACTCCACGGTCACCCTCGTACGGTACAACGTACGGTTACCGGCCGAACGACGTACCCAACGAGAGAATGCGCGGACAACGGCGAGCCCAGCGGGCCGCAGGCACGCGGTGCGGCGGCCAGCCCGAGGGGGTTCCCAAAAAGCCTCTAAAACCAGATGCCGCGGCTCACGCACGCCGCCCCACGAACGCGGGCTTAGTGCACCGGCGCCGCGCGAAGGCGGACGACGTGCTCGACCAGCGCGATCAGCGTCGCCTTCACCGACTCGCGGTCACGGGCGTCGGTACGCACCACCGGCACGTGCGATGGGAGCGCGAGCGCCTCCCTGACCTCGTTGTCGGAGTGCAGGAAGTGGCCGTCCCAGCCGTTGATGCCGATCACGAAGGGCAGCTTGGCCTCTTCGAAGTAGTCGATCGCGGGGAAACTGTCGGCCAGACGCCGGGTGTCGGTCAGCACGACCGCCCCGATCGCGCCCTTCACCAGGTCGTCCCACATGAACCAGAACCGGTGCTGCCCGGGCGTGCCGAACAGGTAGAGGATCAGGTCGCGGTCGAGCGAGACCCGGCCGAAGTCCATGGCCACGGTCGTGGTCTGCTTGTTCGGGGTCATCCCGAGGTCGTCGATGCCCGCGGACGCGTCGGTCATGACCGCTTCCGTGGTGAGCGGGAGGATCTCCGACACCGCCCCCACGAACGTCGTCTTGCCCACGCCGAACCCCCCGGCCACGACGATCTTCGTCGACGTAAGCCCGGGGCTAGAGCCTGCGTAGTCCACTGAGCACCCTTTCGAGCATGTTGAGGTCTGGCTGTCCCTGGCTGAGGCGTGGCTGGTGCAGGCGGACAAGCCCTTCGTCGGACATGTCCGCCACGAGCACCCGGGCCACGCCCAGCGGGACGCGGAGCAGGGCCGAGATCTCGGCGACCGACCGGAACGTTCTGCACAGCTGCATGATGGCCTCCTGCTCGGGGGTGAGCAGGACCATCTCTTCGTCCGGGATCGACATGGACGAGATCAACGTCTCCATGGCGAGGTGATAGCGCGGCTCGGAACGGCCGCCTGTCACCGCGTAGGGACGGAACAGGGGCTCTTCTTCCCCGATTCCGTCAGTGCCGTACACGGCCCTCTCCCATCAGTTCCATCACATCACCGCGACCTGGCGGCCTGAAGTTCGGCGCGCAGGGACGGCGTGAGCGCTTGTCCCGCTCTGTCTACCAGCAGCGTCATCTGGTACGCCACCAACCCCATGTCACAATCAGGACCCGCCAGCACCGTCAGCACCGAGCCGTCGCTGATCGCCATGACCAGCAGCAGCCCGCGCTGCATCTCGACGACGGTCTGCGTCACCGCACCGCCCTCGAACACCCTGGACGCGCCCACGGTCAGGCTCAGCAGGCCGGCCGAAACGGCGGCCAGCTGGTCGGCCCGATCCGGTGGGAAGCCCTCCGAGGCGGCCAGGGACAGGCCGTCTGCGGAGACCACGACGGCATGCGCGACTCCGGGCGTGTTGCGAACGAAGTCGGTGATCAGCCAGTCGAACCTGTGCGCCTCATGGCTAAGGGTTGTCACGCATCCTCCCCGACGGGACGCTTACTCACTCTGTTCCTCCTGTCCACGAAGTTCCTGGCGACCGCGGCGCACACCCTGTTGGTAGCTGGCCAGCCGGCTGCGTATCCGGTCCGCTGAGACCGGCTGCGCAGGCGCCTGCCGCTGCTGCGGCTGTTGGGCCGGCGCGGGTGGCTGGCTCGCCGTACCCGGCACCAGGTTGGCCTTGGGGGTGCGCTTCGGCAGCCCGGCGGCGGTCGTGCCGCCGAGGCTGGGCTCGCTGGCTGCGGCCGCCGCCCGCCATCCGGCGTCTGCGGCCGTTCGCCACGCTTCCTCCCCAGAGGGTACGGGTTGCGCGGGAGTGGCCCCGACCTCGCCCGCGGGCTTCGGCTGCTCGCCGGGCGGCCTGCGGAACCAGGCGGACTCCACCGATGCGAAGATCGGCAGGTATTCCTCCTGCTCCGGCTCCATCGGCGACACCTCGACCGACGGCGTCGGGTCGGGCTTCCGCACGTCGTTCGTCGCGTACGACTGCGGCGTCTGGAACGCGCCATTACCAGATGGGTGCGACCCCGGGCTGGGGTACGACGAGAAGGTCCCGGAGTCGAACGAGGGCGGCTGCCTGCGGTAGGAGCCCCCATCGGTGTCGGCGGTGAACCCGGATATCCCGCTACGGCCGGGGTCCGCGCCGAAGGAGTCGAACGCGGGCTTCGGCGTTCCGGGCGCGCTGTCGTACGGACCGGGTCTGGCTGGTCCGCGGTCGACGGAGTCGAAGCTGCCGAACGACCGGAACATGCCGTTCTGCGGCGCCTGCGGGCCTGGCGTGCCGAACGCCGGGGTGGGCGCGGTCCCGCCACCGAACGCGGGGCGCTGCGGCAGCGGCTGCTGCATGCCGTCGGCGATCAGCGTGGGCGGCAGCAGCACCATGGCGATCAGGCCGGCGCCCTCGCCCTTCCTGAGCTGCACCCTGATGCCGTGGCGCAGCGCCAGGCGGCCGACCACGAACAGGCCCATGCGCCGCGACACCGACACATCCACCACCGGCGGCTCGGCCAGGCGGCGGTTGGCCTCGGCGAGCTCCTCCTCGGTCATGCTGATGCCGGTGTCGCTCACCGACAGCAGCGCGCCGCCGCCCTCGATGAGGCTGCTGGTGACCATGACCTGGGAGGTGTTCGGCGAGAACTGGATGGCGTTCTCGACCAGCTCGGCGACCAGGTGGACCAGGTCGTTCGCGCAGCTGCCGAGCACCGACGTGGTGCGGTGGACCCGGACCTGGACGCGCTCGTAGCCCTCGACCTCCGACAGCGCGGCGCGGACGACGTCGACCAGCTTGGCCGGCTGGCTGCGCCGGCGGGTGGCCTCGTGGCCGGCGAGGACCAGGAGGTTCTCGGAGTTGCGGCGCATGCGGGTGGCCAGGTGGTCCAGCTTGAACAGGTCGGCCAGCCTGGCGCCCTCCTGCTCGCCCTTCTCCAGGCCGTCGATCAGTGAGATCTGCCGCTCGACCAGCGTCTGGGTGCGGCGCGAGAGGTTGACGAACATCGAGCTGATGTTGCCGCGGAGCTCGGCCTCCTCGCCCGCCAGGCGCACGGCCTGCCGGTGCACCTGGTCGAAGGCGCGCGCCACTTCACCGATCTCGTCGTTGCCCTCGACCTCGATCGGCCGTACGTCGGTGACGCCCGCGTCGCCGTTAACCCGCAGCTGGCGCACCACGTCGGGCAGGCGGAAGCCGGCGATCTCCAGGGCCTCGGAACGCAGCCGGCGCAGCGGGGTGACCATGGACCGGGCGATGGCCACGGTGAACAGCAGGACCAGCACCAGCAGCGCGACGATCAGCACACCCGCGATGATCGCGTTGCGGATCTCGGACTCGCGCAGCTCCTGGCTCCGCAGGTTCACCTGGCCGGCCAGATCCCGCTCGATGTTGTGCAGGACGTCGATGACGACGCCGTTGTTCTCGAACCACTCCTGGCGGCTGGCCCTGGCGGAGATCAGGTTGTCCGTGATCCGGACGCCGGGCGCCCGGCCGCTGGCCAGCGTGATCGCGCGGGACTTGGTGAGCTGGACGCCGACGTACTCGGGCCTGGAGGTCAGCGTCTTGGACAGCTGCAGGCCGGTCTCGACGCCGGCCTCGGTGCCGACGGTCGAGATGTCGTCCAGCTGGCGGGCGTTGGAGGCGATGAACTGCTCGACGGTCTTGGAGTCCACCGAGTTGGGGGCGTAGGAGGCCTGGAGCAGCAGGACCCGCTGCCGGGAGACCTCTTCTTTCGCCCGCGCGAGCGCGCTCAAGGCGCGGAACTGGCCCACGATCTGGGAGTCCTCGGACATGAGGCTCAGCTCATCGTGCAGGTTGAGCAGGCTGTCGGTGAGGAAGTCGTACTGGATGGTGCGGGTCTGGCCCTCGGCCCTGATCCGCGTCAGCCGGGTCAGGTCGCCCCGCGCCTGCTCGGCCGCCTTGACCACGCGCGGGCCGTAGGAGTCGTCGATCGAGTCGATGTCGGTGCGGACGGTCGCGACGAGCTTGTCGACGGCGGCCTTGCGCTCGGCGAGCGGCTGGGCGAGCGTCTTGCGCATCGCACGGCTGGCGCCGATCCAGCCGCCGGTGTCACGCTCCAGGCCGATCGCCTGGACCAGGTCGCGGATGCGCCCCGACTGCTCGGCGGCGGTGGCGGTGCGGTCGTAGTCGGCGATGCTCTGGACTGAGGCCGCCACGTCCGCGCCGCCCAGCACGACGGCGGCGATGGTGGGAACCAGGATGAGCGCGGTCAGACGCCACCGCACGCGCCAGTTGCGCAGGCGAAGCCGTGGCAGCGACCGCTTCCCGCGGTCCCGCTTCGCGGCGACGCCGCTGTCGGAGTTCCCCGTAGTCACTGCTTCCGCTACCCCTCACATCGTCCCGTTGGCAACGGGCCTCAAGCCGTCCACAAGGTATCCGAGCAACCGACTTAACCGTCAATTCCGACACAATCGTTACATTTGTGACCGGCAGTCGTGTGCTCTTGGTTATCGCAGCGCGGCAAGCACTTGATCGCGGACTTGCGCCCTCTGCGCATCGTCGCTGAGGGGGCGACCGGCGCGATCGACAACGTAGAAGACGTCAACCGCCTCCGCGCCGAGAGTCTCTACGCGAGCGGCTCTCACGTCAAGACCGCACTCCCCGAACGCCCGTCCAATACGCCACAGCAGCCCCGGCCTGTCATGGGCCCTGACTTCCACGACGGTGGCCGTCGCGGAGGCGTCGTCGACCAGTGTCACCCGAGGTGGGGCCACAGGTACGCGGGGCGGTCGCACCGCACGCGAACGGCGGGCCAGCCGCTGCTCGATGTCAAGACGGCCGGCAAGGACGAGACGGAGATCGGACTCCAGCGTGGCGGGGTCGGGCGGGGTGCCATATTCCGGGATGACGGAGAACTCGATCACCGCTGTGGAGCCCGCGGACGCGGACGAGGCGGAGCGCACGATGAGCCGGTGCGCGGACAACACGCCGGCGGCGCTCCAGAGCAGCCCCACGCGGTCAGGGGCCACGACCGTGACCGACCCCCCGTTGACGCGTACGGCGCCGCCGCCGTGCCTGGCCAGCGCGGTCTGGTCCGGCGACAGGGTGGGCGGCTTGGGCGGCGGCGAGCCTGCCAGCACGGACCTCACCCGGCGCACGAGGTCGGCGACCAGCCCGGCCTTCCAGCTGTTCCAGGCGGCGGGCCCGGTCGCGTGGCCGTCGGCGACGGCCAGCGCGGCCAGCAGGTCGAGCACTTCCCGTGAGCCGACGGTGCCGGCGACCTTCTCGATCGTGACGGGGTCGTCGAGGTCCCTGCGGGTGGCGGTCTCGGGCAGCAGCAGGTGGTGGCGTACGACCGTGGCCAGGGTGTCCACGTCGGACGCGGGCAGGCCGATGCGGGTGGCGATGTCGCGGACGACGACCTCGCCGGTCGCCGAGTGGTCGCCCGGCCAGCCCTTGCCGATGTCGTGCAGCAGCGCCGCGATCAGCAGCAGGTCGGGACGGGAGACCTCGCGGGTGTGGCTGGCGGCGTTCGCGGCGGCCTCGATGAGGTGCCGGTCGACGGTGAAGCGGTGGATCGGATGGCGCTGCGGGCGATGGCGGACCCGCTCCCAGTCAGGAAGCAACTTGACAAGGATGCCCGCTTGATCGAGCTCCTCCCACACGGGCACGGCAGCGCGGCCGGCGCCGAGGATCGACACCAGCGCGTCACGGGCCTCCTCGGGCCACGGCACCGGCATGGGAGGCGACTGAGCTGCGAGAACGGACACAGTAGCGGGGGCGAGCGGCAATCCGGAGTCCGCCGCGGCGGCCGCCGCGCGCAGCACCAGGACGGGGTCCTTGCGGGGGTCGATCCCCCGGGCGAGCACCACTTCG includes:
- a CDS encoding TetR/AcrR family transcriptional regulator — encoded protein: MTVEYSGKGDPARSLALLWRTSERTSRKGRPELSVERIVRAAIDVADAEGLQALSMRRVAERLGVGTMSLYTYVPGKPELFDVMLDTVYGETARPEDAPGGWRGRLEQIARENWALYLRHPWLLQIAATRPVLGPNATAKYDYELRAVDGIGLTDLEMDSVITLITGFVHGAARGAVDAAQAESQTGMTDEQWWAAHAPFLSLIADPGRFPTAARVGQAAGEALNAAYSPEHAFEFGLQRVLDGIEALVSQRARLTSP
- a CDS encoding GTP-binding protein — encoded protein: MAGGFGVGKTTFVGAVSEILPLTTEAVMTDASAGIDDLGMTPNKQTTTVAMDFGRVSLDRDLILYLFGTPGQHRFWFMWDDLVKGAIGAVVLTDTRRLADSFPAIDYFEEAKLPFVIGINGWDGHFLHSDNEVREALALPSHVPVVRTDARDRESVKATLIALVEHVVRLRAAPVH
- a CDS encoding DUF742 domain-containing protein, whose product is MYGTDGIGEEEPLFRPYAVTGGRSEPRYHLAMETLISSMSIPDEEMVLLTPEQEAIMQLCRTFRSVAEISALLRVPLGVARVLVADMSDEGLVRLHQPRLSQGQPDLNMLERVLSGLRRL
- a CDS encoding roadblock/LC7 domain-containing protein; this encodes MTTLSHEAHRFDWLITDFVRNTPGVAHAVVVSADGLSLAASEGFPPDRADQLAAVSAGLLSLTVGASRVFEGGAVTQTVVEMQRGLLLVMAISDGSVLTVLAGPDCDMGLVAYQMTLLVDRAGQALTPSLRAELQAARSR
- a CDS encoding sensor histidine kinase, with amino-acid sequence MTTGNSDSGVAAKRDRGKRSLPRLRLRNWRVRWRLTALILVPTIAAVVLGGADVAASVQSIADYDRTATAAEQSGRIRDLVQAIGLERDTGGWIGASRAMRKTLAQPLAERKAAVDKLVATVRTDIDSIDDSYGPRVVKAAEQARGDLTRLTRIRAEGQTRTIQYDFLTDSLLNLHDELSLMSEDSQIVGQFRALSALARAKEEVSRQRVLLLQASYAPNSVDSKTVEQFIASNARQLDDISTVGTEAGVETGLQLSKTLTSRPEYVGVQLTKSRAITLASGRAPGVRITDNLISARASRQEWFENNGVVIDVLHNIERDLAGQVNLRSQELRESEIRNAIIAGVLIVALLVLVLLFTVAIARSMVTPLRRLRSEALEIAGFRLPDVVRQLRVNGDAGVTDVRPIEVEGNDEIGEVARAFDQVHRQAVRLAGEEAELRGNISSMFVNLSRRTQTLVERQISLIDGLEKGEQEGARLADLFKLDHLATRMRRNSENLLVLAGHEATRRRSQPAKLVDVVRAALSEVEGYERVQVRVHRTTSVLGSCANDLVHLVAELVENAIQFSPNTSQVMVTSSLIEGGGALLSVSDTGISMTEEELAEANRRLAEPPVVDVSVSRRMGLFVVGRLALRHGIRVQLRKGEGAGLIAMVLLPPTLIADGMQQPLPQRPAFGGGTAPTPAFGTPGPQAPQNGMFRSFGSFDSVDRGPARPGPYDSAPGTPKPAFDSFGADPGRSGISGFTADTDGGSYRRQPPSFDSGTFSSYPSPGSHPSGNGAFQTPQSYATNDVRKPDPTPSVEVSPMEPEQEEYLPIFASVESAWFRRPPGEQPKPAGEVGATPAQPVPSGEEAWRTAADAGWRAAAAASEPSLGGTTAAGLPKRTPKANLVPGTASQPPAPAQQPQQRQAPAQPVSADRIRSRLASYQQGVRRGRQELRGQEEQSE
- a CDS encoding [protein-PII] uridylyltransferase; this encodes MRGEARSYAAARKERTVDTDRWLKDLFRTASDGDHVSLVAVGSLGRGELAPGSDLDLVLLHNGRPDVARIADRIWYPVWDSAVNLDHSVRTVEEAVAVARQDLKAVLGLIQARHVAGDPELTKKAREAVLAEWRADSRRRLGELRDAADQRAKASGELAFLLEPDLKDGRGGLRDVQAMQAVAAAWVASAPGPRAREAYEFILDVRHALHIVTARGTDRLVLQEQDAVAGLLGLLDAEALMRRLAEAGRTISHAFDGTWRTVDRLLSGPAPRGRRPLADGVVEHGGEVVLARGIDPRKDPVLVLRAAAAAADSGLPLAPATVSVLAAQSPPMPVPWPEEARDALVSILGAGRAAVPVWEELDQAGILVKLLPDWERVRHRPQRHPIHRFTVDRHLIEAAANAASHTREVSRPDLLLIAALLHDIGKGWPGDHSATGEVVVRDIATRIGLPASDVDTLATVVRHHLLLPETATRRDLDDPVTIEKVAGTVGSREVLDLLAALAVADGHATGPAAWNSWKAGLVADLVRRVRSVLAGSPPPKPPTLSPDQTALARHGGGAVRVNGGSVTVVAPDRVGLLWSAAGVLSAHRLIVRSASSASAGSTAVIEFSVIPEYGTPPDPATLESDLRLVLAGRLDIEQRLARRSRAVRPPRVPVAPPRVTLVDDASATATVVEVRAHDRPGLLWRIGRAFGECGLDVRAARVETLGAEAVDVFYVVDRAGRPLSDDAQRAQVRDQVLAALR